From the genome of Candidatus Omnitrophota bacterium:
CACATCTCCGAGAGGCGCGCCGTTCTTCTGCGATATCTCTTTGTATATCGCCATCCTGTCGGCATTTTCCGCGCTGATAAGGTCCGCGGGAGCGCCGCTTCCCTTCGCCTCGACCATACCGGACCTATTCTCGCCTATAACGCCTTTTTCCTCAAGCGATGTAAGTTCCGCGTACCTGGCCTTACGCCTTGCCGCCGCCTGCTGCACTTCCGGCGATAAAGATTCCTCGGCATAAGCATTGACCATGAGGAAATTCAATTTCATGCCGCCTTCCGGTTTCGGCGCGGCTTTGCCGGATACCGCGTTCTCGATAGCGTTGATGTCGCTTGTCACATGCTGGTACACATCGAGCCGCATGGTCACGTCGACCTTTATCGCTTCTTTCGGCGCCTTGACCTGCATGCTCATGCATCCCGTACCCAAAAACACGGCCAGCGAGACCGCCAAGACTGCTATTCCTTTTTTCATCTTTTCTTCTCCTTAAAATCCGTGCAATGCGACCGTAACGTCCCTTTTCCCTTTCGCCCCTTCCAGGATCACATGCAAAAGTATCGAATCCTTGTTCCTTGATACTCCAAGCGTCCCCTTCGTGAAGTCATAATTCCCGAAACTGTCCTCGATAAGCGAAAGCGGCTGTTTCGTGTTATCCGCGAGCCTTTTGAGAATCTCCTTGTCGGTTATGACCAGCGAGCCTCCCGGCGCCGCGGTCGAAAAATCCCCTTTTATATCGGTGATATCCTTCTGCTCGCCGCGCAGCGCGATCGCGCCGCTCATAATGCCTTTCATCTCCACGCGGCCTTCGGCATTCAACCCTTTCGGCAGCAAGGCAAGGTCGATCCCCCCGGCTTCGATCTTCGCGTCATAGACTACCGCCTTGCCTGTCTTCATATTGCCGCTCGCGAGGAGACTAAG
Proteins encoded in this window:
- a CDS encoding DUF1318 domain-containing protein → MKKGIAVLAVSLAVFLGTGCMSMQVKAPKEAIKVDVTMRLDVYQHVTSDINAIENAVSGKAAPKPEGGMKLNFLMVNAYAEESLSPEVQQAAARRKARYAELTSLEEKGVIGENRSGMVEAKGSGAPADLISAENADRMAIYKEISQKNGAPLGDVQKLYAQRLQNDAPAGTPIEVMNASGSYEWKNK